One Caretta caretta isolate rCarCar2 chromosome 6, rCarCar1.hap1, whole genome shotgun sequence genomic region harbors:
- the LOC142072302 gene encoding olfactory receptor 5J3-like, which yields MAEGNHSMVTQFILLGLTDNEELQIPLFAAFLVIYILTLVGNLGMIMLIRVDPRLHTPMYFFLSNLSVIDLCYSTVFAPRMLVNFLVGSKSISYSACIAQHFSFIVFVTTEGFLLAVMACDRYVAICNPLLYTAVMSKRVCFRLVAGSYVGGLVNSLTHTCGLLRLSFCGPNVINHYFCDTNPLLKLACSDNRINEILLIMFYVVLATSTLLIIIISYLYIFFSILRIRFSAGRRKAFSTCASHLTAVTMLYGPVSLSHIQPSSTYSLEQEKISAVFYTLVVPMLNPLIYSLRNKEIKDALKRVVDWKNILT from the coding sequence ATGGCTGAGGGCAATCACAGCATGGTGACCCAGTTCATCCTCCTGGGGTTGACGGATAATGAGGAGCTGCAAATACCCCTCTTTGCGGCGTTTCTGGTGATCTATATTCTTACGCTGGTGGGGAATCTCGGGATGATCATGTTGATCAGGGTTGATCCCCGACTCCatacccccatgtacttcttcctcagTAACCTGTCTGTCATTGACCTCTGCTACTCCACAGTCTTCGCTCCGAGGATGCTGGTGAATTTCTTAGTGGGGAGTAAAAGCATTTCTTACTCTGCCTGCATTGCCCAACACTTCTCCTTCATTGTGTTTGTGACCACAGAAGGGTTTCTGCTGGCCGTGATGGCATGCGACCGCTATGTAGCCATCTGTAACCCTCTGCTGTACACTGCTGTTATGTCTAAGAGAGTCTGTTTTCGTCTAGTGGCCGGCTCATATGTAGGGGGGCTCGTGAACTCACTGACCCACACATGTGGCTTGCTGAGGTTGTCATTCTGCGGGCCCAACGTCATCAATCATTACTTTTGTGACACTAACCCATTGCTGAAGCTCGCCTGCTCTGATAACCGCATCAATGAGATTTTGCTCATAATGTTCTATGTGGTTCTTGCCACGTCCACCCTCCTGATTATCATCATCTCTTATCTGTACATCTTCTTCTCTATCCTGAGGATCCGCTTCTCTGCGGGCAGGCggaaagccttctccacctgtgcCTCTCATCTGACAGCTGTCACCATGCTCTATGGACCTGTGAGCTTAAGCCACATACAACCCAGTTCCACCTACTCGCTGGAACAGGAGAAAATCTCTGCTGTGTTTTATACCCTGGTGGTCCCCATGCTGAACCCCCTTAtttacagcctgaggaacaaggagatTAAGGATGCTCTTAAGAGGGTGGTAGACTGGAAAAACATTCTCACCTAA